The Methanofastidiosum sp. sequence TGGTGTATTTTCCCCAAAGAAAGTGGATAATGGTACTATGGCATTATGTGAATTAATGGACCTAAATAGAGATAACAAAGTACTCGATATGGGATGCGGATATGGAGTTATAGGCATTGTTGCTTCCTCTTATACCTCTGAAGTTCACATGAGAGACATAAATAAAAGGGCAGTATATCTCACAAAAAGAAATATAAAGCTCAATAATGTCAAAAACGCATCGGTAAGTCAAGGAAACCTTTATGAGGGCATTGATAAATACAATGTTATATTGACAAACCCTCCAATATCTTCAGGGATGGATATAGTTGGGCTTATGATAGATGAAGCACCAAAACATTTATATGAAGGTGGAAATCTACAACTTGTAATACGAAAAGGCGTAAATATTATAAAAAAGAGGCTAGAAAAAAGCTTTGAAAAGGTGAATATAAAGAAGAAATATGGATATTATGTTATATTTGCTTCATAGCCGGGGTTGCTGAGCTTGGTACGGCGCGGGCCTGGAAAGCCCGTTCTCCTTTGGAGTGCATGGGTTCAAATCCCATCCCCGGCGCTATGGTGATTATATGGATGAAGAAGTAAAAGGTATTGTTCGTGTACTAGGTACAAACATAATGGGAAACGACATCTTTGAAGTTGGCATATTGAAAATAAGAGGTGTCGGACCAGTTATGGCTAGGGCTGTAGCCCAAGTGGCAGGTATATCTTCAAAGACTAAAGTAGGGAATATACCTCCAGAGAAGATAAAGATAATTGAGACGATTATTGAGAACCCTATAAACAATGGTATTCCAGTATGGCTTGTTAATAGAAGAAAGGATTTTGAGACCGGCGAGAATGTACATGTCGTTGGACCAAAATTATTAATGTCATTAAGGGAAGACCTAAACAGGATGAAGAAGATGAAGAGTTACAAGGGCGTTAGACATCAACTTGGCCTGCCTGTAAGGGGGCAAAGAACAAAATCTTCATTTAGAAAAGGAACCTCATTAGGCGTACAGAGAAAGAAGGCAGCAAGGTGATTTAAGTGGGAGATCCAAAAAAAATTAGACGTAAATATGATAAACCATCTCATCCATGGCAAAAAGATAGAATTGATTCTGAAAACGTATTGATGAAAAAATACGGACTTGCCAATAAAAAAGAGATATGGAAAGCTTTGAGTTTTCTTAGAAATGTAAGGAGACAGGCAAGAGCTCTATTAGCTAGCCACGATGAAGCATCAATGAGACAGACTACTGACCTTATCACTATGCTTCAGAAATATGGAATACTAAAAGACGAATCAACATTAGAAGATGTATTGACTTTATCTTTAGAGGATATCCTTGACAGAAGATTACAATCCCTAGTATTAAGAAAAGGATTGGCAAAAACACCAAAACAAGCAAGACAGTTTATTGTCCATAAACACATTCTGTTAAATGGCGCCAAAGTGTCAATTCCAAGTTATCTAGTTCCAAAAGCCATTGAAAATTCAATTGGATATTCTTCCAGATCATCCCTAAATGATCCAAGTCATCCAGAAGTCCCAAAAAAAACAGTAATTGAGGAGGGTAATTAATGCCAAAAGAAGGAGGAAGATGGGGGGTAGCACATATATACGCTTCATATAATAATACTCTTATTCATATCACTGACTTAACCGGTGCTGAAACTATAAGTAGAGTTTCAGGTGGTATGATAGTAAAAACAGGTAAAGATGAATCATCTCCTTATGCTGCAATGAAGGCAGCAGCAAAGGCAGCCGAGGAGGCTATAGAAAAAGGTGTAGTGGCAGTCCACATAAAGGTTAGAGCTCCAGGAGGAAATAAGGCAAAGACTCCGGGGAGAGGTGCTCAGGCAACTATTAGATCACTAACTAGAGCAGGGCTAAGAATTGGTAAAATAGAGGATGCTACACCTATACCTCATGATGGTACAAGAGCCAAAGGGGGCAAGAGAGGTAGAAGAGTATAATGGAAATAGAGATATTCAAAAAAGACGACAGAGAAATAAAATTTTTAGTCAGAGGAGTTTCTGTGTCTTTAGTCAATGCTTTGAGACGTATATTTATTTCAGAAATGCCCTCAATGGCAGTTGACTATCTTAAGTTTTATAAAAATAATTCTCCAGTTTTTGATGAAATAATCGCACACAGAGTCGGTTTAATTCCCTTAAACAATGCATCCGAAATTTACATAACTCCTGAAGAATGTGGATGTAAAGAAGGGTGTGAAAAATGCTCAGTTACTTTATCTCTTGAAAAATCAGGACCATGTACTGTTTACTCAAGAGACTTAGTATCAGGCGATTCTGATATTTATCCAATGCTTGAAGACATACCAATTACCAAACTTGGTGAAGGTCAAGAATTGAAATTTGATGCAGTAGCTAGAATTGGAACAGCAGAAGACCATGCTAAATGGCAGATAGCCAACGCGGCTTACAAATATGTTCCAAAAATTGAATTCAATTTAGATAAATGTGAATTTTGTGAAGAATGTGTTCCTAAATGCCCTAAAGAGATTCTTTACAAGGAAAAAGATCAGATTAAAGTAAAAGATATTTATGAATGCACAATGTGTAGGGCGTGTGAAGAAGTCTGTGAGCAAGGTGTAATTAAAATATCTTATGAAAATGATGCATTTATATTCTTTGTTGAATCATATGAGAATATGAATGTCAATGATTTAGTTAAAGAGGCTTTGGACATGTTGTCCACAAAATTGAGCAATTTAAAAAATCTCGTTGAAAACATTTGAAGCGCGGGGGTTGCCGAGCATGGTCAAAGGCGCAGGATTGAGGGTCCTGTTACGTAGGTATTCGTGGGTTCGAATCCCATCCCCCGCACTTTTTTACCAGTAAGATTTTTAGAATAGTAAATCCTATTTTTATTCATGGCAAGAGATAAGACTTACTTGCAGAAATTATATTATCTTTTATTAAAATAATTTAAAAATCTTTCTTAAATTATCTAAAAAACTTGGATTACTTTTATCTCGTGATTTTATTTGATAATTGATATTTGTCGAGTATAATTTATCAGGTGAATTAAATGGCGATACTATTAACTTATCTCCAGTATCTACTTCAAAGTAATATGATATGTTATTTTTTCCCAATGGGTCTATTTCTATGCTGAAACTATTCTCTTCTTCTTTATTCATCGTTAGAATAATAAATGAATTATTTGTGTCTTCATATTTATAATATAAATATACATTTGATGCATTGATATCTTCTAGTTTCATCGTGACTTTGAATGAATCAGATATATTTACATCTTCGGGAGTTGTATTTATTATCGAATCAGTGGGTATATCTAGTTCTGTAGTGCTTTTATAAAATATTTTTGTAGCGATATTATTATTCTTATCAGCTTCATTAATTTTTAGCTCTTCGTCAATAACTACTACAACTTCCCCAAATAACTCATTTGGCATAAATATTATTTCCTGTTCAACTATTTCTTCAGGGCCTAAGGAGATATAATGTCTTTCTAAAAAAATATCATTTGAATTATTTGTATCTCTTTCGTAAAAGGAAACAGAAAAATCCTCTATTTTGACATTACCTCTATTTTTTATTTTAGCTTTAACTGAGATAAAACCATTTTCATCTTGTTCTGTTGTAATGTAGTAAGGATATATCAATAAATCAATGTATTCAGAGTTCAATTTGGGATTTTGAGTTGAAATTGAATTGAAGTCTCTCTGTGAAACTCTTATATTGAAATTAATATTGTTATTAAGTTTTGATATTTCATCTATAGTATTCTCAGGATCAATTTTAAGATCTATAACGTTATCACCGTGATTTGTAAATGTCATATAAAGATTCAAATCAATATAAGACGACGGTAAAATCTGAATTATCGTTGAAGATGCTTTAAGCTCACCATTTACATATACTTTGACAGGTATTCTAAAAGCACTTGATTTTCCAATATTGCTTATCCTAAAAGATAATAATGAAGATGTATCTTCATATATAATTTGATTATATGAGATATCATTTGCAGATATGTATAGATCGGGCTTAGCATTTTGAGTATTTGTTGAAGGTGTTGTATTAGTTATATTTTGTGATGGGGATGTCAAGTTTAGATTTTTTACCATTAGATTATAAGTTGCTACATTGTTGTTTTCATTTTCTTCTGCAATATTGTTGTCATTATCTACAACAAAGTATAGGGTATATGTCCCCTCTGCGGGGGGCGTCCAACTGAAATTAGCAGTTATTTTCTGCCCTGCATAAAGTGATGAAATATTTACTTTCCCCAATTGATTTCCTTTTTCAGTTAATCCTTCAAAAACTGCAAATACAAAACTTCCGGCATTTTTATTTCCAGAGTTTATTATATTTATTTTCATAGTAATTTTTTTTAAAGGTTCAGATTGACCAGAAAAATCTATTCCTTGTATCATCAGGTCTGGTTTTCCTTGTGTCTCTTGAAGAGGTGTTGTAGGCGTCGTGACATTATTGCCAGTTTGTGTACCAAAAAGTTGTGTTATCATTTTCCCATAAGTTCCTCCGTCAACTATCCCTATACCCACTTCTTTGTATGACGGGTTCAAAATGTTGGCTCTGTGTGAAGAGCTCCCCATAAGTGAAGAATGCCCAGCATCTACAGATGGATTTCCACATATGTTTTCTGCCAACGCAATGAAGTTATATCCAGAATTTCTTGCTCTGTCAGAAGGAGTTAGTCCATCAGGATTAACATGATTAAAGAAATTTCTATTAATCATATCTTGGCTATGAGATCTTGCAGCAGAAGAAAGGGCAGAATTCATAGTAAGAGGTTGAAGTCCTTGAGCTTGGCGTTCTCTATTAATCAAATCAAGCATATAATATTCTTCAGAACTATTTGAGAATATTAAGGGCATCGTTCCTAAAATAATCATTATTAAAATCAAGATTGATGCAATTCTCACATATTTACCCATACAACAACACTTCAAAACTTAATTTTTAAGAATTTCTGAATTAAAAATAATTCAAATTAGTATTTGCCTTATATTTCAAAAGAAAATTAATAAAATAGAATAAAATAGATTTATCTTACAATTAGCTGAGCCTTTTCTGGGTGGTATCTCCAATCTTTTGGAATTCTGCCTTTTTCAGCATAATATTTTCCAAGTCTTCTAATTTTTGACTCAATAAGATTTAATCCTCTCGTTGAGTGGAGATCCTTTGGATTAAGCTCTAGATGCTTTCGTAAGTTGACGGCTCTAGCTATAAGATTGAAAAGGTCTTCAGGGTAGTCACTTTGGAGATTATTCTCTTTTAATAATTCGTTAATACTCTTCCCAGCTATAAGTCTTACATCAGGAATCCCATGTTGGTCCCTTAATATAATGCCTATCATGCTAGGTCCATGACCTTCTTTTGACATAGTTACTACTAAATCAACAACCTCTTCTGGCCTTTTGTCAACCCAATGTGGCATCGATGTTCTTGCTGGTTTTTTTGAACCAGATTTTCCTCTTTTTCTCGAATGCATTCTTGCCATTTATTCAACTCCATTTTCAAGGTATTTGACCATAATATCAAGAGCTTTACCTCTATGAGAGAAACAGTTTTTTTCTCTAGTAGTCATCTCCCCAAATGTTTTTGAGGCTTCTTCGGGAATAAATATAGGATCATATCCAAATCCTCCCTCGCCTTTTATTTCATTTGCGATAGTTCCTCTTGAAACTCCTTCAAATAAACGTGGTCCATCTTCGTATAGTCCCACTGTAGATTTGAAGTAAGCACTCCTATTTTTTATCCCTAATAGAAGTTTTAAGATGCCTTCGTTCCCGATGGTATCTTGGACATACCTTGAGTACGGTCCAGGAAAGCTGTTTAGTTCTTCTATGAACAGTCCCGAGTCTTCTAAAAAGAAGGGACTTTTAAGCCTTTCGCTGCAAAAATTAATCCCAAATAAGGCTATTTCCTTTAGTTCCGAAGCTTGAATCTCTGGATATCCCATATTAGATTGTATTAGTTCAATATCGAGGTGTTTCAGTTTTTCCTTAGCTTCTTTGAATTTTCCTTTATTTCCGGTGATAAAATACAGTTCTTTCATATATACTAACAAACAATAACCCTTATAAAAAAATTTCTTAAAACATCTTTAATGGAACAGTCTAATAAGGGCGGCGATTCACAGAAACTTAAGATGATGGTCATAGGAATTGGAGACGAGTGTTTTAAGATACTAGAAACTAAACCTCAAAATTTAGACATAAGAACTTTGGCAATAGGTTATGATAAAGATAGACTGAAATTCTTAAAAACAGAGAAAAAATTTTTTGTCAACGACACTCTAAAAAATAAGATTGATTTATCTAAAAATATTCAGGACATATCTAAAATAGCATCCAAAATTGAAGAAGAGTTTTCTGGTTTTTTTAGTATAGCAAATATTGTATTTGTTTTAACTGATTTATCGGATACAAATATTAAACTAACATCAATTCTTTTGAAAATAGCAAAAGAGAGCAAAGCAATACCAATGCCGGTAATAAAAGCAGCCGATTTATTGAGCGCAGGTAAAGAGATATCAAAAGATAAACTTTTAGAATTAAAAAAATACTCCAATTCGTATATTATACGTGAGGATGAGCAAAGAACTATATTTTCAAGAGGATATTCTCCTTTTTGGGAAAAAATTGAAGGATTGTATTTATCTCTTGCGCTGCCGAGTCTTGTCAACATCGATTTTGCAGATTTTAGAACAGTGATAAATAAAGGTGGGATATGCTATATAGGAGTGGGAGAGGGCAAAGGAGATAAAAAAACTATTAATTCTTACGAAGGAGCTTTAAAATCAAAGTTTGATTTAGAATTAGAAGATGTTAAAGGTGCACTTATTAACATCATAGGTAATAAAGATTTAGCACTAAAAGAATCAACCAATGTAACAGGGCACATAGAAGAAAGAATCAACAAAAATGCTGAGATAATATGGGGCGTATCGCTGACTGACAATTCTCCGGACATCTTAAAAGTTGTAATTGTTCTTACTGGCGTAAATTATCCTGAATTGGAAGATTATATCCCTTAATTTACCTGTATTGCAGGGGCATTAGGTCTTTCTTCAGGAATTGTAGGAATTAAAATTTTTTGATCCATTAATAATCTTACGACTTCATCTATTATCTTTCCCTTTTCTTCAATCTTTGAATCAGTCGCTTCATTTTCAGGTAGGTCTGGATCAATGTATATCCATCCTTTATTTCTAATTCCAAATTGATCATATAAGTAGTTTATATCAGAAATATTAGTATTACCTCCGTAGAAGTCTATTACAGCTTCAAATGGATAATATTTATCTGCCCCATAGTGCTTGTAAACAAAAGGCCCGTTAATAACTCCTATTATTATGCCATATTCACCATCTTGTTTATAATCATATAGAAAGCATTCTTTGTAAAAGTCCGTAGTAATAGGATATGCTCCCGTATTCCTATACTCCTTTTCAAAATTGGAGAAGTTTCTCCACACTTCTGCATCATACTGGTATATCTTTTTTACCTCAAATCCATTTTGTTTATTAAGATTCCAGTACTCTTCACTTAAAGTTCCAGAGATATATCGTGCCCAATTATCAATTATACCGTCCTTTCCTTCGTCAACGAAGAAGGATTTTTCGAAGGGATTTTGTGTGATAATGGTTATATTTGAGGTAGTCATCTCATATTCAAAATCTGATTCGGCAACAATAGTAATTAAGAATTTATTATTATCAAATATCTTTAGAAATAAATCTGCAAGATTTATAGCATCAGTTGATGGCTGCGGAAATTTGATTAGCATGAAGTCTGAAACAGTCGGGGGTAGCTTTTTCAGATAATTGTTGTAAAGTTCTTGCCTCTCCTTTGACTGAGCTTCTGTAGTTATAACAGTAAGAATTGTTTCATTTAATGTTGTTTTTGAAAAGCTATCTTTAGAAATTAGATTGTTTAATATTAGTATATTCTGATTTTCAGGGAATCCCCTATATTTTAGATAATTCCTACAAAAATCAAGATTTTCAGGTGTTTTTAGATCAGATACAAGGTCTCTATCGGTCAATGGATCGATAACTAGCATATTGAAATCAAAGTATCTTCTTGAACCCTTAAACGCAAGATCGACATAATATATTTCTCCGACCTTTTTAATTTTTCCTTCGTTAATCTTCTGGTTTATATAAGCCTCTCCAACAATACCTTTTGCCTTTTCAAATTCTTCAATTGTAAGTTTTGCTTCGTATTCTTCTAGATCTGATGTTTGATTTGTACAACCTATAGAGAACATCATGACTGAAATTATAGCCAGAGTAGAATATGCTAAAATCTTATTTATAATAATCACCCCAGAATATGTACAGAGAGGTTTTATCTGTGCTGTATAACTTATCAACCGTAGAAGTATTTAAATGGTTTTCACTATTTTTAAACTCTGCAATTTCTCTTGGGCCGAGGTAAATATACTTTATACTATACGTATCCATAACGGAGTAATTACCGGAATAAAGGGAGTTAATATCCTGACTTCTCTTAACATAATCCCAACTACCTGAAGAATATCCTCCTTCGATAGTCTTTAATCCTGAAACTTTCCCAATAATAGGTGAAGTAAACCAAGAAGAGGCAACTGTAAAATCACTGTATACTGAATTTTCACTTAAATAAGAAAAGGCTGAATATTCTTCATTTCCTAACATAGGTTTGACCTTTGAAACATATTCTGCAGCAGGAAAAGAAGAGATAATCATGATACCAATTATTGCACCGAGTACAGCTTCCCTCTTCTTATCCTTGGTAAATTCTAATATGGCAAAAGAACAATAGAAAGCTAGAGGATAAGCTAAAAATTCTACAAATCTGAATGGAAGAAGGTCCAGGCTTGTTAGGTAATTCCTCGAGAGTAAGAAAGCTACAGCCCCCCATGATATTAACATCAAGTCTTCTTCTCTTTTTCTTAGCATTAGAAAAACTGCTCCAGGTATTGACAATGCCATTGTTATATAACCAAGTTTCACCGGATAAAAGGACAACTTGAAAATACCGCCATAGGGTATGTTTGAGGCTATACCATGATTTAGAAGTTGAATAATCCAAGGAGATGAGATAATTATTGTTATTAGTGTAAAAATGAAAAAATTAACTAGTTTGTTTTCCCTATTAACTACATACAAAAGAAATGTGAATACAATAATTGAAAGAAAAAATACTATGAATGAGAGTCCATGCGTATAAAAAATAGCCGAAGATAAGATTCCTGAAACATATAAATATTTTCTGTCTTTTAAGCCCAGTAGATATGTAAGAAAACCCAGAGGGATTAATACTAGGGCAAGTGATTGTGGAGAGGCTATTATCCCTCTATCGAGTGAAACTGGTATGATAAGTACAAAAAACGATGACAGAAGTGCTACCTCTTTACCATAAAACTTGTTTATCAGTAGAAATGTTGAAATTGCAGATAATGGGAATAGTATTACTGGCATTATCCTCGCTGCGGCAATAACAGATAATCCTCCGAGACTTAATAGTTTGTATAAGCCAAATAATAAAATATGGAAAAGAGGGGGATATGTATGGATTCTCCCTTCAGGACCAAAAGAGACTGGATCAAAAGTAAAGTATCCGTTAGAGAAGTTTTCTACAATTCGCATGTGGTACCATATATCCCACGAAAGAGGATAAGAAAATCTGTTGTAAAGAGGAAAAGTTTCGCATATTGCAAGTATAGCTATGAGAGTTATAGGAATAAGAAAATATTTTATATTTTTCATTTCCGACCATGCCATTAATTGATTAAATAGACATCTTTTTATATAGTTTAGCGTATACTAAAGAGGGGATAGGATGAAGAAGAAAGTTATAATTATGGGGGCCGCCGGCAGAGATTTTCACGATTTTAATACATATTTTAGAGACAATCCAAAATATGAAGTTGTTTGTTTCACTGCAACACAAATACCAGACATCGATGATCGTGTTTATCCAAAAGAGTTGGCAGGGAGCCTGTATCCAAAAGGGATCCCAATATACTCTGAGAACAGATTGAGAGAGTTAATCAAGAGGTATAAAGTCGATAAAGTATTTTTATCATATAGCGATATTTCTCACAATTATGCTATGGACAAAGCATCTATAGTTCTTTCAAGCTGTGCAGATTTTTCTATTCTTGGACCAAAATCTGTAATGCTTATTTCAAAAAAACCTGTCATAAGCATATGTGCAGTAAGAACTGGAAGTGGTAAGAGCCCAACAACAAGAAAGGTTAGAGATATATTAAAAAAAATGGGATTGAAAGTTGTTGTTGTTAGACATCCAATGCCATATGGTAACTTATTGAAGAGTGCAGTGCAGCGATTTGAAACTTATTCAGATATGGAAAAGGCAGATTGTACTATTGAAGAGCGGGAAGAATATGAGCCTCATATTGAAAACGGCACAGTTGTATTTGCTGGTGTTGATTATGAAAAGATACTTAGAGAAGCCGAAAAAGAGGCAGACGTTATTCTTTGGGATGGAGGAAATAATGACCTTCCATTCTTCAAACCTGATTTGCATATAGTATTAGCTGATCCATTAAGAGCTGGTCAAGAACTTACTTATCATCCTGGCGAGACAAATGCAATGATGGCGGACGTAATCATAATAAATAAGATTGATTCTGCTACAGAAGAGCAAGTCGAAACCATTAAAAGAAATATCCAAAAAATAAACCCTACGGCGATTATAATCGAAGCAAAATCTCCTGTTTTTGTAGAAAATCCAGAACTAATTGAAGGAAAAAAAGTGTTGGTAGTTGAAGATGGGCCGACACTCACTCATGGCAATATGAGTTTTGGCGCAGGCACAGTAGCCGCAAAGAATTATAAAGCAGGAGAGATCATTGACCCAAGACATTGGGCGATTAATTCTATAAAAGACATATTCGATAATTTTAAACAACTTGGAAAAGTCTTACCTGCTATGGGTTACAGCAGAGAGCAGATAGAAGAGCTTGAAACAACAATAAATAACGTTCCTTGCGATACTGTAATCGTTGGGACCCCGATTAATATAGGTAAGCTCATGAAACTCAATAAACCACTAGTAAGAGTAACGTATTCAGTAGAAGAAGTAGGAAAACCTGATTTAATAGATATCTTAAAATCCTTTAAGGAAGAAAGAGGGCTTTAACCCTCCATTTTATCAATGACTTTCCTATATTCTCTTAAAGACATACCAAGGGCAGAAGATTCAGATATGAGGGCGCTTATCTCGATGGCATTAAACAACTCATCCACAGTTGCACCAGCATTTATTGCATTTCTTATATGTACATCAAGACAAAAAGGAGTCTTTAAGGCTGCAGCTGCTCCGACAGCAACAAGTTCTGCAGTTTTTGTATCCAATGCGCTTCCACCCATAAGATGGATAACTCTTTTTGTTCTTGGAACAAAATATTCCTCATCTTTTGATATTTCTTGAGTGATAAAAGGTATCTCTCCATATTTTTCTTTTATCTTTCTTAATAGTTCATCTTTCATTTTCTATCTCCTTTAATTTTCTAAATCCAACTGCAAGTGCTGAAGATTCTCCCATCAGAGCCGCTATCAAAATAACTTGAAATATCTCATCTTCAGTAGCCCCAAAATTAATTGCTTGTTTAATATGAAATGCAAGGCAGTGATTACCATTATGGCCAACAGCACCTGCTATTGCAAATAGTTCAGTTTCTTTTGGTGAGAAAATCTTATTTGATCCCATAAGGTGAAAAAGTTTCTGTACTGATGGCACGAAATCCTTTTCGTCTTTTGATATCTCTTTTAGAATAAAAGGAACCTCTCCATAGAAATCTTCTATTTTTTTTAATGTTTTCTCAACGTTTAATGTCATAAGAGCACCTTTAACGCTGAAAAATAAATATCTTTAAATATTTTTGGGACTAAATAGTCACATGAAAAAAAGAATACTTTTCATATGCACCCACAATGCAAATAGGTCTCAGATTGCCGAAGGATTTGTTAATAATCTTTACTCAGATAGATATGAAGCACACAGTGCAGGTATGCAACCTACTGAGATTAATCTAATCTCAATTGAAATAATGAAGGAAATTGGAATTAATATTTCTAAATACAAATCAAAAGGAATTGAAGGATTTTTGGATAAAGAATTTGACTATGTGGTAATGCTTTGTGACTCCTCACTAGGATGCCCATTTTTTCCAGGAGGAAAGGAATACATTCATATGAATTTTGAGGATCCTTCTATTTTCAAAGGAAATGAAGAAGATATAATGGCTTCATACAGAAAACTTAGGGATGAAATAGGAAAATGGATTAAGGAAACTTTTATTGATTCCAAGAACTAAATGATTAATTATTTAATTTTTTAAATAATATATTTGAAGTCTATTCTTTCCTGTTAGATTCTATAATTCGGTCTATCTCTCCATCTATTCCCATTCTTCGCGGACCATGCATGAGTCTTCTAAAAAGGTCCATATCGTTCCCTTCCATTAGTATGGTTATAACTCCCGAAATACCTTCTTTCTCTCCTTTTTCTGAAACAACAAATTGAAGAGTG is a genomic window containing:
- a CDS encoding cyclic 2,3-diphosphoglycerate synthase, translated to MKKKVIIMGAAGRDFHDFNTYFRDNPKYEVVCFTATQIPDIDDRVYPKELAGSLYPKGIPIYSENRLRELIKRYKVDKVFLSYSDISHNYAMDKASIVLSSCADFSILGPKSVMLISKKPVISICAVRTGSGKSPTTRKVRDILKKMGLKVVVVRHPMPYGNLLKSAVQRFETYSDMEKADCTIEEREEYEPHIENGTVVFAGVDYEKILREAEKEADVILWDGGNNDLPFFKPDLHIVLADPLRAGQELTYHPGETNAMMADVIIINKIDSATEEQVETIKRNIQKINPTAIIIEAKSPVFVENPELIEGKKVLVVEDGPTLTHGNMSFGAGTVAAKNYKAGEIIDPRHWAINSIKDIFDNFKQLGKVLPAMGYSREQIEELETTINNVPCDTVIVGTPINIGKLMKLNKPLVRVTYSVEEVGKPDLIDILKSFKEERGL
- a CDS encoding 30S ribosomal protein S13, which encodes MDEEVKGIVRVLGTNIMGNDIFEVGILKIRGVGPVMARAVAQVAGISSKTKVGNIPPEKIKIIETIIENPINNGIPVWLVNRRKDFETGENVHVVGPKLLMSLREDLNRMKKMKSYKGVRHQLGLPVRGQRTKSSFRKGTSLGVQRKKAAR
- a CDS encoding carboxymuconolactone decarboxylase family protein, which gives rise to MTLNVEKTLKKIEDFYGEVPFILKEISKDEKDFVPSVQKLFHLMGSNKIFSPKETELFAIAGAVGHNGNHCLAFHIKQAINFGATEDEIFQVILIAALMGESSALAVGFRKLKEIENER
- a CDS encoding arsenate reductase ArsC, giving the protein MKKRILFICTHNANRSQIAEGFVNNLYSDRYEAHSAGMQPTEINLISIEIMKEIGINISKYKSKGIEGFLDKEFDYVVMLCDSSLGCPFFPGGKEYIHMNFEDPSIFKGNEEDIMASYRKLRDEIGKWIKETFIDSKN
- a CDS encoding 30S ribosomal protein S4, producing MGDPKKIRRKYDKPSHPWQKDRIDSENVLMKKYGLANKKEIWKALSFLRNVRRQARALLASHDEASMRQTTDLITMLQKYGILKDESTLEDVLTLSLEDILDRRLQSLVLRKGLAKTPKQARQFIVHKHILLNGAKVSIPSYLVPKAIENSIGYSSRSSLNDPSHPEVPKKTVIEEGN
- a CDS encoding DNA-directed RNA polymerase subunit D, with amino-acid sequence MEIEIFKKDDREIKFLVRGVSVSLVNALRRIFISEMPSMAVDYLKFYKNNSPVFDEIIAHRVGLIPLNNASEIYITPEECGCKEGCEKCSVTLSLEKSGPCTVYSRDLVSGDSDIYPMLEDIPITKLGEGQELKFDAVARIGTAEDHAKWQIANAAYKYVPKIEFNLDKCEFCEECVPKCPKEILYKEKDQIKVKDIYECTMCRACEEVCEQGVIKISYENDAFIFFVESYENMNVNDLVKEALDMLSTKLSNLKNLVENI
- a CDS encoding XTP/dITP diphosphatase, with translation MKELYFITGNKGKFKEAKEKLKHLDIELIQSNMGYPEIQASELKEIALFGINFCSERLKSPFFLEDSGLFIEELNSFPGPYSRYVQDTIGNEGILKLLLGIKNRSAYFKSTVGLYEDGPRLFEGVSRGTIANEIKGEGGFGYDPIFIPEEASKTFGEMTTREKNCFSHRGKALDIMVKYLENGVE
- a CDS encoding carboxymuconolactone decarboxylase family protein, which codes for MKDELLRKIKEKYGEIPFITQEISKDEEYFVPRTKRVIHLMGGSALDTKTAELVAVGAAAALKTPFCLDVHIRNAINAGATVDELFNAIEISALISESSALGMSLREYRKVIDKMEG
- a CDS encoding 30S ribosomal protein S15 translates to MARMHSRKRGKSGSKKPARTSMPHWVDKRPEEVVDLVVTMSKEGHGPSMIGIILRDQHGIPDVRLIAGKSINELLKENNLQSDYPEDLFNLIARAVNLRKHLELNPKDLHSTRGLNLIESKIRRLGKYYAEKGRIPKDWRYHPEKAQLIVR
- a CDS encoding 30S ribosomal protein S11; this encodes MPKEGGRWGVAHIYASYNNTLIHITDLTGAETISRVSGGMIVKTGKDESSPYAAMKAAAKAAEEAIEKGVVAVHIKVRAPGGNKAKTPGRGAQATIRSLTRAGLRIGKIEDATPIPHDGTRAKGGKRGRRV
- a CDS encoding glycosyltransferase family 39 protein; translation: MAWSEMKNIKYFLIPITLIAILAICETFPLYNRFSYPLSWDIWYHMRIVENFSNGYFTFDPVSFGPEGRIHTYPPLFHILLFGLYKLLSLGGLSVIAAARIMPVILFPLSAISTFLLINKFYGKEVALLSSFFVLIIPVSLDRGIIASPQSLALVLIPLGFLTYLLGLKDRKYLYVSGILSSAIFYTHGLSFIVFFLSIIVFTFLLYVVNRENKLVNFFIFTLITIIISSPWIIQLLNHGIASNIPYGGIFKLSFYPVKLGYITMALSIPGAVFLMLRKREEDLMLISWGAVAFLLSRNYLTSLDLLPFRFVEFLAYPLAFYCSFAILEFTKDKKREAVLGAIIGIMIISSFPAAEYVSKVKPMLGNEEYSAFSYLSENSVYSDFTVASSWFTSPIIGKVSGLKTIEGGYSSGSWDYVKRSQDINSLYSGNYSVMDTYSIKYIYLGPREIAEFKNSENHLNTSTVDKLYSTDKTSLYIFWGDYYK
- a CDS encoding methyltransferase: MPHYYSEDVTAPLKIGRISEIILGKMYQFDIAPGVFSPKKVDNGTMALCELMDLNRDNKVLDMGCGYGVIGIVASSYTSEVHMRDINKRAVYLTKRNIKLNNVKNASVSQGNLYEGIDKYNVILTNPPISSGMDIVGLMIDEAPKHLYEGGNLQLVIRKGVNIIKKRLEKSFEKVNIKKKYGYYVIFAS